In Candidatus Methylacidithermus pantelleriae, the DNA window TATGCGCCGCATCCCCATTTGGAAAGGCGCTATCTCATCATTCCCGGACTTCGTTCTTCGGACATCCACATTGTGGACACCAAGCCTGACGTTTTGACGCCGAAACTCGTGAAAACGATTGGTTCCAAGGAACTTTTGGCCAAAACGGGTTACTCGCGTCCTCATACGGTTCACTGCGGGCCCGATGGGATCTATGTGAGCGCGCTTGGGGGAGAAGGCAACGGGGGACCCGGGGGTATTTTCATCCTCGATCACTTTTCTTTTGACGTCCTAGGACCCTGGGAAATCGAGCGGGCAAACCAGTACCTGGCCTACGACTTCTGGTGGCACTTAAACTGGGACATGCTCGTCAGTAGCGAATGGGGGACACCAGAGCTTTTTGAAAATGGGGTGGTGCCTGAGAAGCTTTTGGCAGGCCAATACGGGCACAAACTCCATTTCTGGGACTTGCGACACCGGCGCCACTTCCAGGAAGTAGATCTTGGAAAGGAACACCAGATGGTGCTCGAGTTGCGGCCGGCTCACGACCCTCGCAAAACCTACGGATTTGCCGGGGTGGTCATCTCGCTCGAAAACCTCTCCAGTTCCATTTGGCTCTGGTACCGCCAGGATGACCAGTGGAAAGCGCAAAAAGTGATTGAAATCCCTGCCGAACCCGCCGATCCCCAAACTCTTCCTCCCATTCTCCAGGGGTTTGGCCTCCTCCCTCCCCTGGTCACCGATCTAAACCTTTCGCTCGACGACCGCTTTCTTCTCGTGTCTGCATGGGGAAAGGGGGAACTGCTTTCCTATGACGTAACCGACCCCTTCCATCCCCGTTTGGTAGACCGACTCTCCATCGGGGGCATCGTCCACCGGAGGCCACACCCGTCTCAACCGGATCGCCCACTCTCGGGCGGGCCACAGATGGTAGAAGTCAGCCGTGATGGCCAGCGGGTGTATCTCACGAACTCCCTATACTCCACCTGGGACGACCAATTTTACCCCCAGGGATTGGAAGGATGGCTTGTCAAAATAACGCTCTCCCCGGAAGGGCGGCTTGCATGGGATGAGCGTTTTTTTGTCGAATTTGGAAAATGGCGTCCCCACCAGGTGCGACTGCAAGGGGGCGACTCCTCTAGTGATAGCTTTTGTTATCCCTAGCCCAAGAGTCAAACCCTGGGGATATGGAAAAAACCCTTTGGATCGCTTTTGGTCTTGGCGCTTTTCATGGTCTCAATCCGGCCATGGGGTGGCTTTTTTCTGTGTGCCTGGCTCTCCAAAAGGGCGACGCGCGGGCCATTGTTTTTTCCTTATTCCCGATTAGCCTAGGCCATGCCCTTTCCACGGGCGTCATGGCGCTTCTTTTCGGAGCCCTTGGCCTGTTGTTATCCCCCTTCTGGCTCAAAGTCCTGGCGAGCTCCCTCCTCATTGTTTTTGGCGTTTGGCGATTGTTGCGCAATCGCCATCCTCGCTGGGTCGGAATGCAAGTGGGTTTTTTTGACCTCGTTGCCTGGTCGTTTCTCGTAGCTACCGCACATGGAGCGGGGTTGATCCTCTGGCCTCTCTACTGGTGCAAGGAAGCTTCTTTTGCTTTCGCCACATCGATTGCTTCGGGACTTGTCTTTCCGGCTTCTGTATGGCTGAGCATGTTGCCCCTTCTTTTCGCCCATATCGCCGGACATTTCTGGACAAGCGGACTTGCCGCTTGGATCGTGTATGACACCTGGGGTGGAGAGCTTTTGCGGAAAGCCTGGTTTAACGTGGACCTTGGCTGGGCAGTGGCGCTCGTCGTAACGGGGGCGGTTTTTCTCCTGGACTAAAAAGCTCCTTGAGGAACGGTAGCCCTTTTTGGGTCTTTGGTGTCCTATCGAGAAACGTCCAAAGCAAGTTTTCCCCGCACATGCCCGGTCTGGGATAGCTCGTGGGCTTTGCGCGCTTCCGATAACCCAAAAACTTGCGACACATAGGGTCGTAACTTTCCCTGGTCCACCAGCTCGGCAATTTGGGCAAGCTCCTCAGCATTGGGCTCGACAAAGACATAAGCTCCCCGCAGTCTCCGTGTGTCCGAAGGAGCTTGCGGAGGACTCAAAATGGAAACAAGAATTCCTCCCGGTCGCAAAACTTTCCACGAACGTTCCTGCGTCTCTCCTCCGACCGTATCGAAAACCACGTCCACATCCTTGATCCTCTCTTCAAACGGAACCTGTGTGTAATCCACGACTTCGTCCGCCCCCAGTTCGTAAACAAAGTCGTGATTCCGAGCCGAAGCCGTGGCGATGACTTGAGCTCCCCAAATTTTGGCCAGCTGAACAGCAAAATGTCCCACTCCCCCCGCCGCCGCATGCACAAGAACTGTTTGCCCAGGCTCGAGCTTGGCCGCATCAAAAAGGCTTTGCCATGCCGTTAGCGCTGCCAAGGGGATGACGGCACTCCGAATATGATCCAACGACCTGGGCTTGCGTGCTACTTCCACTTCCCGGACCGCAATATATTCGGCATAGGAACCATCCCGGCGGATGTCAGGCCGCGCAAAGACTTCGTCCCCCCAAGCAAACCGGCTAGTTCCCGGACCTTGCTGGACCACCACGCCCGAAAAATCCCACCCAAGAATCAACGGGAGCTTGTGGTTGAGTCTTGCCTGCAGCCTTCCTTCCCGCACTTTCCAGTCGACGGGGTTAACTCCTGCCGCATGAACCTTGACAAGGAGATCCCCCTCCTGCAGCACAGGAAGAGGGGCTTCCTCATACTGCAAAACCTCGGGTCCTCCAAAGGAATGAATGCGAACGGCTTTCATAGATTCTCGATAAAGGCTGCGACGTCAGTCGCGGGTTATCTACCGGAATTTCTTTTTGACGTCCACGTTTTCCCTTCTGACTGCCAGTCCTCCTGATGGCTGCTCCCGTTAAAGGAGCAGCCATCGATTGCTGGGAGAGCAGTACCGAGGACGGCGCTCTCGTCCGCTAGCCGAGAAGAGACTTTTCCAGCGCTTTTCGGAACTCGGCTCCTGCTTTGGCTTTGGCGATTCTTGCTTGCCAACAGGCCTCCATAACCCCAAGAAACGCTTCGGCTCCCTTTTCAAGCTCGGAACCCCAGCGGGCCCGGATCTTTTCTTTGAGAATTTCTTCTACAACTCCCGAAAAGGCCTTGCAGCCAGCGGATTTCCACATGCCCGCAACATGCTCCACAAGGTCACTCTCTTCGTGACATTTTTCGGCTTCTTCCTCGCGGCAGCGGGTCTCCTGGCACGAGTGCTTTTCTTCGCAATCGCTCATGGTTCGGTTCTCCTTCTACTGGTTGTGTTTCGATGGTATCCGGATCCGGCTTCCCGCACAGAAGCGATCGGCGTCTCGGATTTTCCGCGTAAATATGGAGCAAACGATTGCAGCCAACCAGGGTCACCCAGGACAAATTGCGGGTGGAAAACGTCACGGCTTACGTAGGGGATTGGACAGGAGCGACTTTGGACTCTACCCTTTAAGCAATGGTAGAACTTCGGTACAGATGGATCGTAGCGATCCCTTTGGTTTCCGGCTCCAAACCCATCTCGATTGTGGGTCCTGCCTATCTTTTGCAGCAGATGGGCAATCCCATGTCTTGTGGACCATCCCCAGGATCGAACGACACCCCGTTCCGGGTGTTTCTAGTTTCTGCCGATGGGGCACCCGCGAAAAATGGGTCGGTTACCATCCAATGTGATGCCTTGATCCGCGAGATTCCTGCTCCTGACCTAATCTATGTTCCAGCGATGGATGGCGATTGGGATCGGGTTTTGGGGGAAAACCGTCCGTATCTGGATTGGATCCGGGAATGCCACGACCGGGGAACTCTCGTGGCAACCGCATGTACGGGCGCGGTCTTTTTAGCCGAGGCTGGGCTGTTGGATGGACGCCAGGCGACGACCCATTGGCGCTTTGCCACATTTTTGGCCTCGCGCTATCCCAAAGTGCGTTGGCAAATCTCTCGCATGGTGGTTGAGGATGGTAAAGTGATCACGGCGGGTGGAGCAACGGCGTATTTCAACTTGATGATCAAGCTTGCCGAGAAATTTTTAGGGCGAGAACCGGCTTTGTCTTTCTCCCGGTTCATTCTGGTGGATCCTGAACGTGACTCGCAGCTTCCCTACATGATGTGTTCGGACCATCCGGCACATAGGGATCGTTACGTTCAGAGGGCGCAGGAACTTTTGATCGCAAATCCGGCCAAAGCGGTGATACTAGCCGATCTAGCGAAATGTTGCGGGGTCAGTTCTCGGACGCTTCTACGGCGGTTCCGGATAGCGCTAGGGAAAAGCCCCGGGGAATATCTCCGAGAGCTGCGGATTGAAAAGGCAAAGCATCTATTGGAAAAAACGGATCAGACCGTGGAAGAGATCGTGGCTGAGGTCGGGTATGATGATTCCCGCTCGTTTCGCCGTCTTTTCCGCCGGTACGTAGGGATCTCACCGCAAGCGTACCGGCGGAAATACGGGCTCATTCCCGCCGGTGCGGAGTTTTACAAAAGCCGGTCCTAAAGCAAGGAGTAAGAGCGGTCGGTCGCCGGTTCTGTGTGAAACGGCAGCGTGAGACTCAAAGTGGCTCTGCCGGTATCCTTTGAACGAAGAAAGGCTTACTCAAAAAAAGGCCCGGAGCCCGCGACCGGCAATCGACCCGGCTGGGTTCCCGGTTTATCCATTAAGGACTGGCCGCAAGTTCACTTGAGCGTTTTCCTTCTTGCGAAAAAGCTTGAGGAGAAAACCTTTGTTGGCGACAAAAACGACCGGTCCAGATCACCGGCCCAGAGCTAAAGATCTTCTCCCTTGGAGAGGACTCTTCTCGAACCTCTTTTTTTCTTGCGCGGAAGGCAAAAGGTTATTTCTTTTCGTTTCTCTTTAAAAGGGACATCCGAGCACGTTCCAGAGCTTCTTTTTC includes these proteins:
- a CDS encoding selenium-binding protein SBP56-related protein; translated protein: MPVLRPDPTFYPSARLARLAPQEKLAYVVAFSPSPLEGTTDRLTVVDVNPDSPDYGKIVGELVLPGLGHELHHFGWNACSSALCPYAPHPHLERRYLIIPGLRSSDIHIVDTKPDVLTPKLVKTIGSKELLAKTGYSRPHTVHCGPDGIYVSALGGEGNGGPGGIFILDHFSFDVLGPWEIERANQYLAYDFWWHLNWDMLVSSEWGTPELFENGVVPEKLLAGQYGHKLHFWDLRHRRHFQEVDLGKEHQMVLELRPAHDPRKTYGFAGVVISLENLSSSIWLWYRQDDQWKAQKVIEIPAEPADPQTLPPILQGFGLLPPLVTDLNLSLDDRFLLVSAWGKGELLSYDVTDPFHPRLVDRLSIGGIVHRRPHPSQPDRPLSGGPQMVEVSRDGQRVYLTNSLYSTWDDQFYPQGLEGWLVKITLSPEGRLAWDERFFVEFGKWRPHQVRLQGGDSSSDSFCYP
- a CDS encoding NADP-dependent oxidoreductase, with the translated sequence MKAVRIHSFGGPEVLQYEEAPLPVLQEGDLLVKVHAAGVNPVDWKVREGRLQARLNHKLPLILGWDFSGVVVQQGPGTSRFAWGDEVFARPDIRRDGSYAEYIAVREVEVARKPRSLDHIRSAVIPLAALTAWQSLFDAAKLEPGQTVLVHAAAGGVGHFAVQLAKIWGAQVIATASARNHDFVYELGADEVVDYTQVPFEERIKDVDVVFDTVGGETQERSWKVLRPGGILVSILSPPQAPSDTRRLRGAYVFVEPNAEELAQIAELVDQGKLRPYVSQVFGLSEARKAHELSQTGHVRGKLALDVSR
- a CDS encoding GlxA family transcriptional regulator: MVELRYRWIVAIPLVSGSKPISIVGPAYLLQQMGNPMSCGPSPGSNDTPFRVFLVSADGAPAKNGSVTIQCDALIREIPAPDLIYVPAMDGDWDRVLGENRPYLDWIRECHDRGTLVATACTGAVFLAEAGLLDGRQATTHWRFATFLASRYPKVRWQISRMVVEDGKVITAGGATAYFNLMIKLAEKFLGREPALSFSRFILVDPERDSQLPYMMCSDHPAHRDRYVQRAQELLIANPAKAVILADLAKCCGVSSRTLLRRFRIALGKSPGEYLRELRIEKAKHLLEKTDQTVEEIVAEVGYDDSRSFRRLFRRYVGISPQAYRRKYGLIPAGAEFYKSRS